The genomic region CCTGCACCACTCATCAAGCGCGTCGAACAGCCCGCGCCGCCGCTGGGCCGAGCGTGATCCGCCCGGCCGGGAGGTGGTTGGTGAGTGGTGGAGGTTCGCTAGTGGCCGGAGGACTGGCAGGGGCGGGCCCTGAGGTCGGCGACGTAGTCGTCAGGGGCGCCGGCGGCCTCGGCCGCCTCGGCGAGGATGCCGAGGTAGCGGGCCGACGGGAGGCCGCCCTCGTAGGCGTTCAGCACGTACATCCAGGCCAGCTGCTCGCCGTCCAGGGTCTGCACCCGGACCTGGATCTTGCGGTAGACGCCCTGGTCGATCCACTCCCACTCGTCCAGCCGCTCGACGTCCTTGGGATGCACGTCGTACAGGGCGACGAAGACCTGGTTGGTCGGGTCGGACGGGTCCTCGACGACGGTGGCCATCGAGCCCTCCCAGCCGAGCTCCTCACCCCCGAACGTGAGGCGCCAGCCGACGATCCACCCGGTCCCGCGCAAGGGCGAGTACGGGCACCGATCGGCCATCAGGTTCGGGTCCAGATTCGACGCAAACGCGGCGTACAGGGTCACGAGACCACAGGATACGGAACAATGGCCTCTCGTGGCGCGAGTTGTGATCATCGGTGGCGGTCCTGGCGGGTACGAAGCGGCGAGTGCGGCCGCCCAGCTGGGAGCGGAGGTGACGGTTGTCGATTCCGACGGGATCGGCGGTTCGGCCGTGCTCACCGACTGTGTCCCCAGCAAAACCCTGATCGCCACCGCGGAGGTGATGACCGAGGTGGTGGAGGCCGGCGAGCTGGGCCTGCGGGTGGACGACGGCGACGACGACCCGGCGAACTCGGTCAGCGTCGAGCTGCCGGTGGTGAACCAGCGGGTCAAGGCGCTCGCCACGGCCCAGTCCGAGGGCATCAGCCGGCGCCTGGCCGCCGACAACGTCCGGGTGATCAGCGGCCGCGGCCGGCTGGACGGGCCGGAGACCGTGGTCGTCGGCGACGAGCGGCTGGCCGCCGACGTGGTGCTGATCGCCACCGGGGCCCGGCCGCGCATCCTGCCCGGCTCCGAGCCCGACGGCGAGCGGATCCTGACTTGGGAGCAGGTCTACGAGCTGACCGAGCTGCCCGAGCGGCTGATCGTCGTCGGCTCCGGCGTGACCGGCGCGGAGTTCGCCAGCGCGTACGACGCGCTCGGCAGCGACGTGGTGCTGGTCTCCTCGCGGGACCGGGTGCTGCCGGGTGAGGACCAGGACGCGGCCGAGGTGCTGGAGGACGTGTTCAAGCGGCGCGGCATGACAGTGCTCGGCAAGTCGCGCGCGGAGTCGGTCAAGCGGCACGGCGACGGGGTCGTGGTGACGCTGACCGACGGCCGGTCGGTCGAGGGTTCGCACGCGCTGCTGGCGGTCGGCTCGCTGCCGAACACCGAGGACATGGGACTTGTCGAGTCGGGCGTGTCGCTGGGTGACGGCGGCTTCGTGACCGTCGACAAGGTGTCCCGGACCAGTGCCCGGGGCGTGTACGCGGCCGGCGACTGCACCGGGGTACTGATGCTCGCCTCGGTGGCCGCGATGCAGGGCCGGATCGCGATGTCGCACGCGCTCGGCGACGCGGTCGCGCCGCTGAACCT from Kribbella flavida DSM 17836 harbors:
- a CDS encoding gamma-glutamylcyclotransferase, whose product is MTLYAAFASNLDPNLMADRCPYSPLRGTGWIVGWRLTFGGEELGWEGSMATVVEDPSDPTNQVFVALYDVHPKDVERLDEWEWIDQGVYRKIQVRVQTLDGEQLAWMYVLNAYEGGLPSARYLGILAEAAEAAGAPDDYVADLRARPCQSSGH
- a CDS encoding NAD(P)H-quinone dehydrogenase; translation: MARVVIIGGGPGGYEAASAAAQLGAEVTVVDSDGIGGSAVLTDCVPSKTLIATAEVMTEVVEAGELGLRVDDGDDDPANSVSVELPVVNQRVKALATAQSEGISRRLAADNVRVISGRGRLDGPETVVVGDERLAADVVLIATGARPRILPGSEPDGERILTWEQVYELTELPERLIVVGSGVTGAEFASAYDALGSDVVLVSSRDRVLPGEDQDAAEVLEDVFKRRGMTVLGKSRAESVKRHGDGVVVTLTDGRSVEGSHALLAVGSLPNTEDMGLVESGVSLGDGGFVTVDKVSRTSARGVYAAGDCTGVLMLASVAAMQGRIAMSHALGDAVAPLNLSTVSSNVFTAPEIATVGLTQAVVDAGGSTAMAVKVPLADNARAKMQGVKDGFVKLFCLPNTGIIVGGVVVAPRASELIHPISLAVGARLTVDQMAQSFTVYPSVSGSIAEAARRLHLRS